The stretch of DNA GGAGATGATCGCCCGTAAGGTGCAATCCAATATCCGCGAGCTGGAAGGCGCACTCAACCGGGTGCTGGCCTTCTCGGATCTGAGCGGCATCCCGTTGACGCTGGACCTGGCGCACCAGGCACTGGCTGATTTCCTGCCCCAGGGCGCCGACTTAAAGCCCGATGATGTACTGGCGGCTGTTTCCGCTGCGTTTGGCATCTCGAATGAGCGCTTGCTGGGCCGCGAGCGCACGCGGGAGGTCGCCCTGCCGCGCCAGGTGGCGATGTACTTACTGCGCGAGGAAGGCGGGGTGTCGCTGCCCCAAATCGGGGAATACGTGGGCGGGCGCGATCACACCACGGTAATTTACGCCTGCGAGAAGGTCACCGATTTGATGGAGACCGACGACCGTTTCCGGCGCCAGATATTGACTCTGCGCGAACAGCTCTACGGTCACGCCAGCGTGATGGTGTAGTTTTTTGGATGATTTTTGTTCTGCACAATACAAGGCTGGGTCTGAACAGGTTGAAACACATTTTTTCAGCTACCCGAACTTAAACACCCCACGAGATTGCTTTTCTAACCGTCTATAACCCCTCACCGCGGATCAACACCCAGACAGTTTTGATCGTGATGTAAACATCCAACCAGATCGACCAGTTGCTGATGTAGTACTCATCCAGTTGCAGCCGTTCTTGAAATGAGGTGGCATTGCGTCCCATCACCTGCCACCAGCCGGTAATGCCCGGCCTTACCTTCAAGATCACCCTGGCGGACGCGCCCATGACCGGCAGCTCTTGCGGCAGGTAACTGCGCGGCCCGATTAAATTCATGTCTCCTTTGAGCACATTGATGAACTGGGGCAGTTCATCCAGGCTGTAACGGCGTAAAAATTTTCCCACCCGGGTCACCCGCGGGTCGTTGACCAATTTATGGTAGGTTTGATATTCCTGTTTAGCTTCCGGATCAGCATCCAGGACTTCCTGGAGTTTCCCCTCTGCGTCTTCAAACATGGTGCGAAATTTATAGCTGTCAAAAAGCTCGCCGTTTTGTCCCAGGCGTTTTTGAGTGTAAAGGATGGGACCTTTGGAGTCCAGCCGTACCAGCAGGGCCAGCAGCAAAAAGATCGGCCAGGTCACCAGCAGCAACAGGATCGTCAGGATCATATCAAAGATACGCTTGATGATCGTTTCCTGTTTGTTGAGCAGGTGATAATTGGTCTCAACCGCCAGGGTACCGTGAATATCAATCGTTCGCACCCACAATGAGCCGAAAGGCGCTGTATCGAGGATAAAAAGGATATT from Brevefilum fermentans encodes:
- the wbaP gene encoding undecaprenyl-phosphate galactose phosphotransferase WbaP; translated protein: MQKTLLENRNRVVIGLLILADIITVSFAVVLSAAIRYILIPTMGGMVNWQLIINSLVFFVIFIVVLAWLNGLYPGFGLVAVQEMQKVLYVVSLASIFLGVILFLQQLGMAFSRMIFVLTWFLSAMFMMLGRFAIRNRFSRFAWWGIPMVVIGSHERAVPVIDKLLQIRRLGFRPVYYFDPDARADQSILGVEPVKDQQALQNLVTQSRIQHVVLTNPIEYFNSAEFEWLRDVFPNILFILDTAPFGSLWVRTIDIHGTLAVETNYHLLNKQETIIKRIFDMILTILLLLVTWPIFLLLALLVRLDSKGPILYTQKRLGQNGELFDSYKFRTMFEDAEGKLQEVLDADPEAKQEYQTYHKLVNDPRVTRVGKFLRRYSLDELPQFINVLKGDMNLIGPRSYLPQELPVMGASARVILKVRPGITGWWQVMGRNATSFQERLQLDEYYISNWSIWLDVYITIKTVWVLIRGEGL